A portion of the Streptococcus urinalis 2285-97 genome contains these proteins:
- the ktrA gene encoding potassium uptake transporter gating subunit KtrA gives MSRKTIGVLGLGIFGRTLARELSKFDQDVIALDMRESHVHEVADYVTKAAVGDIADRDFLEGVGIEQCDTVVIATGNNLESSVLAIMNCKKLGIGNIIAKAKNRTFEEVLYGIGATKVITPERDSGKAVASNLLRHRIENIIHMEHGIAMIEFSVPEKWIGKTPAELDLRKKFDINVIGIRKDKVTALDTNVIPSQPFETGTSLVAIANGNTFEKYDYLGYLK, from the coding sequence ATGTCACGTAAAACAATTGGTGTTTTAGGCCTTGGTATTTTTGGTCGTACACTAGCACGAGAACTTAGCAAATTTGATCAAGATGTTATTGCACTTGATATGAGAGAAAGTCATGTTCATGAAGTGGCAGACTATGTCACAAAAGCAGCTGTTGGCGACATTGCTGATAGAGATTTTCTAGAAGGTGTTGGTATCGAACAATGTGATACTGTCGTTATTGCTACAGGGAATAATCTAGAATCTTCTGTACTAGCTATTATGAATTGTAAAAAATTGGGAATCGGAAATATCATTGCAAAAGCTAAAAATAGAACTTTCGAAGAAGTGCTTTATGGTATTGGAGCGACAAAAGTTATTACGCCAGAAAGAGATTCTGGAAAAGCCGTTGCCTCAAATCTTTTAAGGCATCGCATCGAAAATATCATTCACATGGAACATGGAATTGCCATGATTGAATTTTCTGTTCCCGAAAAATGGATTGGCAAAACACCTGCCGAGCTAGACCTTCGTAAAAAATTCGATATTAATGTTATTGGGATTCGAAAGGATAAGGTCACTGCATTAGATACCAATGTTATCCCAAGTCAACCATTCGAAACCGGTACTTCTCTCGTTGCAATAGCAAATGGAAATACCTTTGAAAAATATGATTATTTAGGTTATTTAAAATAA
- the ktrB gene encoding potassium uptake transporter channel subunit KtrB, whose translation MNRFFGRSWSVTQRLTFSFAIVIIVGSILLSLPITHYHDAPQTTYLDHLFNVVSMVCVTGLSVVSISDVYNGFGQIIAMFLMQIGGLGLVTLIAISTFALKRKMDLREHSLLQSALNRGDSHGLQGYLYYVYKFTFTVEFIAALVIMTDFIPRFGVGHGIFNSIFLAISAFCNAGFDNFVTGSLKGFVLDPVINFTVAFCIISGGLGFAVWFEIVNGLKKFFIDKPKYRFSGFRRMTNQSRLVLSTTGIILLLGTVLTWFLEKDNPKTIGHYSFLAQGMISFFQTVTMRTAGFATLSYLHTKEPTNILYMIQMIIGGAPGGTAGGIKVTTIAITYLLFKSELSGQTEVTYRKRIISNKTIKQTMTVLIFFFATLVTGYLLLLYFEPHHNSIALLFEAISAIATVGVSMDLTPHLSSLGRIVIIALMFIGRVGPITVLLSLLQRKEKTIHYATNDITVG comes from the coding sequence ATGAATCGCTTTTTTGGACGTTCTTGGTCCGTAACACAAAGGCTGACATTTAGCTTTGCAATAGTCATTATTGTTGGTAGTATCTTACTTTCTCTACCAATTACGCATTATCATGATGCACCACAGACAACTTATCTTGATCACCTCTTTAATGTTGTTTCCATGGTTTGTGTGACGGGATTGTCAGTTGTTTCTATAAGTGACGTATATAATGGCTTTGGCCAAATAATTGCTATGTTTTTAATGCAAATTGGTGGTCTAGGACTAGTTACCTTGATTGCTATCAGTACTTTTGCACTAAAACGTAAAATGGATTTAAGAGAGCACAGCCTTCTACAATCAGCACTTAATCGTGGGGATAGTCATGGATTGCAAGGATATCTTTATTATGTTTATAAATTTACTTTTACGGTTGAATTTATAGCAGCACTTGTTATCATGACTGATTTTATACCTCGTTTTGGTGTAGGACATGGTATTTTTAATAGTATCTTCCTTGCTATCTCTGCTTTTTGTAATGCTGGTTTTGATAATTTTGTTACTGGTAGTCTTAAAGGTTTTGTTTTAGATCCTGTTATCAATTTTACTGTAGCATTTTGTATTATTTCAGGTGGTTTAGGATTTGCTGTTTGGTTTGAGATTGTCAATGGCCTCAAAAAATTCTTTATAGATAAACCCAAATACCGTTTTTCAGGTTTTCGACGTATGACTAATCAATCACGTTTAGTACTATCAACAACTGGCATTATTTTACTACTAGGAACCGTTTTGACTTGGTTCTTAGAGAAAGATAACCCAAAGACTATTGGTCACTATTCATTTTTAGCACAAGGTATGATTAGCTTCTTTCAAACAGTAACCATGCGTACTGCTGGGTTTGCAACATTATCATATCTTCATACAAAAGAACCCACTAATATCTTGTATATGATTCAGATGATTATTGGTGGTGCACCTGGTGGTACTGCAGGCGGTATCAAAGTAACTACCATTGCTATAACATACTTATTATTTAAATCAGAACTATCCGGTCAAACTGAAGTCACTTATCGAAAACGTATTATTTCAAATAAAACCATTAAGCAAACGATGACTGTACTGATTTTCTTCTTTGCCACTTTGGTTACAGGATATCTATTATTACTTTATTTTGAACCTCATCATAATTCAATTGCACTACTTTTTGAAGCTATCTCAGCTATAGCAACTGTTGGTGTTTCAATGGATCTCACTCCACATCTTTCTTCATTAGGAAGAATTGTCATTATTGCTTTAATGTTCATTGGACGTGTAGGTCCAATCACTGTCTTGCTTAGTCTTCTACAACGAAAAGAAAAAACAATTCATTATGCAACCAATGATATTACAGTTGGATAA
- the rsmG gene encoding 16S rRNA (guanine(527)-N(7))-methyltransferase RsmG has translation MTPQDFYLALENAGIILSQKQKEQFETYFKLLVEWNQKINLTTITEKNEVYLKHFYDSIAPILQGYLKNEKISILDIGAGAGFPSLPMKIIFPQLDITIIDSLNKRIQFLNLLADTLDLKGVHFYHGRAEDFGQNPDFRAKFDIVTARAVARMQVLSELTIPFLKIDGQLIALKASAADQELEDAKNALTFLFAKVIENQHYHLPNGDDRYLTIVEKKKETPKKYPRKAGIPNKKPL, from the coding sequence ATGACACCACAAGACTTCTACTTAGCATTAGAAAATGCCGGTATTATCTTATCTCAAAAACAAAAAGAACAATTTGAAACTTACTTTAAATTGTTAGTCGAATGGAATCAAAAAATTAACTTAACCACCATTACCGAAAAAAACGAAGTTTATTTGAAACATTTCTATGACTCAATTGCTCCTATTTTGCAAGGATATCTCAAAAATGAAAAGATTAGCATATTAGATATCGGTGCTGGCGCTGGCTTCCCAAGTCTTCCCATGAAAATTATTTTTCCTCAATTAGACATTACCATCATAGACTCGCTCAACAAGCGTATCCAATTTTTAAATCTTTTAGCGGATACACTAGATTTAAAAGGTGTTCATTTTTACCATGGTCGAGCGGAAGATTTTGGCCAAAACCCTGACTTCAGAGCCAAATTTGACATTGTTACAGCACGTGCAGTTGCTCGTATGCAAGTTTTATCAGAACTTACCATACCTTTTTTAAAGATAGATGGGCAATTAATAGCCCTAAAAGCATCTGCAGCTGATCAAGAATTAGAGGATGCCAAGAATGCATTAACCTTTCTTTTTGCAAAAGTTATTGAAAATCAACATTATCATTTGCCAAATGGCGATGACCGTTATTTAACTATTGTTGAAAAGAAAAAAGAAACACCTAAAAAATACCCAAGAAAAGCTGGTATACCTAACAAAAAACCACTTTAA
- a CDS encoding LemA family protein — protein MSTTFIIIIIVIVLGIWLAASYNSLVKSRMHTKESWSQIDVQLKRRNDLIPNLIETVKGYANYEEKTFEKIAKLRSQVASANTPNEAMEASNALTKQVNGLLAVAENYPDLKANTNFIKLQEELTNTENKISYSRQLFNSTTSAYNTKLESFPSNIVGKLFGFKPSQFLETPESEKEVPKVEFNF, from the coding sequence ATGTCTACAACATTTATCATTATTATTATCGTCATCGTGCTAGGAATTTGGCTTGCTGCCAGTTACAATAGCCTTGTCAAAAGCCGTATGCACACAAAAGAGTCGTGGAGTCAAATTGATGTTCAATTAAAGCGTCGTAATGATTTAATTCCAAATCTAATAGAAACCGTTAAAGGTTATGCTAATTATGAAGAAAAGACATTTGAAAAAATTGCTAAATTACGTTCACAAGTTGCAAGTGCCAATACACCAAATGAAGCAATGGAAGCATCAAATGCTCTTACAAAACAAGTAAATGGACTTCTAGCAGTAGCTGAAAATTATCCTGATTTAAAAGCAAATACGAATTTTATCAAATTACAAGAAGAATTGACAAACACTGAAAATAAAATTTCTTATTCACGTCAATTGTTTAATTCTACAACTTCAGCTTACAATACAAAATTAGAAAGTTTTCCATCAAACATTGTCGGTAAATTATTTGGATTTAAACCAAGCCAATTTTTAGAAACACCAGAAAGTGAAAAGGAAGTTCCAAAAGTGGAATTTAACTTTTAA
- the htpX gene encoding zinc metalloprotease HtpX, with protein sequence MLYQQISSNKRKTVVLIVVFFFLLSLIGAAAGYLLLRDSLIGICFALIIGAIYAFSMIFQSTNVVMSMNNAREITEDEAPQLYHIVEDMAMVAQIPMPRVFIVEDQSMNAFATGSNPENAAVAATTGLLAVMNREELEGVIGHEISHIRNYDIQISTIAVALASAVTLISSIGGRMLWYGGGRRRDDDNDNDNGLGIIILIFSIIAMILAPLAASLVQLAISRQREYLADASSVELTRNPQGMISALQKLKASSPMEHSVDDASAALYINDPQKEGGFKTLFYTHPSLEDRIERLRQS encoded by the coding sequence GTGTTATATCAACAAATTTCAAGTAATAAACGTAAAACAGTTGTTCTCATAGTTGTCTTTTTCTTTCTTTTATCTTTAATTGGCGCAGCAGCTGGCTACCTTTTGTTAAGAGATTCTCTGATTGGTATTTGCTTTGCCCTCATTATTGGTGCTATTTATGCGTTTAGCATGATTTTTCAATCAACTAACGTTGTCATGTCTATGAATAATGCGCGTGAAATCACAGAAGATGAAGCGCCACAGTTATATCATATTGTTGAAGATATGGCAATGGTAGCACAAATTCCCATGCCTAGAGTCTTTATCGTTGAAGACCAATCGATGAATGCTTTTGCAACAGGTTCTAATCCCGAAAATGCAGCTGTGGCAGCAACGACTGGCTTACTAGCTGTAATGAATCGTGAAGAACTTGAAGGTGTAATTGGTCATGAAATATCACACATTAGGAATTATGATATTCAAATTTCCACTATAGCCGTCGCACTAGCAAGTGCTGTTACTTTGATTTCAAGTATAGGTGGTCGTATGTTATGGTATGGTGGGGGTAGAAGAAGAGATGACGACAATGACAATGATAATGGTCTAGGTATTATCATTCTGATATTTTCTATTATTGCTATGATATTAGCACCATTAGCGGCGAGTTTGGTACAATTAGCCATTTCAAGACAAAGAGAGTATTTAGCAGATGCCAGTTCGGTTGAATTAACGAGAAATCCACAAGGAATGATTAGTGCTTTGCAAAAATTAAAAGCTTCAAGTCCAATGGAACATTCTGTTGATGATGCTAGTGCAGCACTTTATATTAATGATCCCCAAAAAGAAGGTGGATTTAAGACACTCTTTTACACTCATCCTTCATTAGAAGATCGGATTGAAAGGCTAAGACAATCATAA
- a CDS encoding YceD family protein, with product MLLISEIKKQAQGLSFDNVLDVKETLLKRNSEILDIENVRAVGSVSYDKGLYILNYQLTYTITLASSRSLEPVALEENQFISELFMEADWVQDTSELGEEEEFIILIEDDRIHLEESVIDNILLSIPIRVLTKDEEKSDQLPSGNDWNVMTETQYEQMKKEKQVENNPFSSLDGLFDE from the coding sequence ATGTTACTAATATCAGAAATCAAAAAACAAGCACAAGGGCTTTCATTTGACAATGTACTAGACGTTAAAGAAACACTATTAAAGCGTAATTCTGAGATTCTAGATATTGAAAATGTTCGTGCCGTTGGGAGTGTTTCTTATGATAAAGGACTTTACATTCTAAATTATCAGTTGACATATACGATAACTCTAGCTTCAAGTCGCTCACTGGAGCCAGTAGCTTTAGAAGAAAATCAATTCATTAGTGAACTCTTTATGGAAGCAGATTGGGTTCAAGACACTTCTGAACTAGGAGAAGAAGAAGAATTTATTATTTTAATTGAAGATGATCGCATTCATTTAGAAGAAAGTGTTATTGACAATATTCTTTTGTCTATACCGATTCGTGTATTAACAAAAGATGAGGAAAAATCAGATCAGTTACCTTCTGGGAATGATTGGAATGTTATGACTGAGACTCAATATGAGCAAATGAAAAAAGAAAAACAAGTTGAAAATAATCCTTTTAGTTCTTTAGATGGCTTATTTGATGAATAA
- a CDS encoding response regulator transcription factor: protein MTKKILIVEDEKNLARFVSLELQHEGYEVTVEYNGREGLESALEKDFDLILLDLMLPEMDGFEITRRLQQEKDTYIMMMTARDSVMDVVAGLDRGADDYIVKPFAIEELLARIRAIFRRQDIDLNKKAVNQGVYRDLSLNPQNRSVLRGDVEISLTKREFDLLNILMTNMNRVMTREELLSNVWKYDEAVETNVVDVYIRYLRGKIDMPGKESYIQTVRGMGYVIREK, encoded by the coding sequence ATGACTAAAAAAATACTAATTGTCGAAGATGAGAAAAATCTTGCTCGCTTTGTCTCATTAGAGTTACAGCACGAAGGCTATGAAGTTACAGTAGAATACAACGGTCGTGAAGGACTTGAGTCTGCTTTAGAAAAAGATTTTGATTTAATTCTTTTAGACTTAATGCTTCCAGAAATGGATGGATTTGAAATCACTCGACGTCTTCAACAAGAAAAAGACACATATATCATGATGATGACAGCACGTGATTCTGTGATGGATGTTGTTGCAGGTCTTGATCGTGGTGCTGATGATTATATTGTAAAACCTTTTGCCATTGAAGAATTATTAGCTCGCATCCGTGCTATTTTCAGACGTCAAGATATTGATTTAAACAAAAAAGCTGTAAATCAAGGTGTTTACCGTGACTTAAGTTTAAATCCACAAAATCGTTCTGTTTTACGTGGAGATGTTGAAATTTCACTGACAAAACGTGAGTTTGATTTACTTAATATCTTAATGACCAACATGAATCGTGTTATGACACGTGAAGAACTATTATCTAATGTTTGGAAATACGATGAAGCAGTTGAAACCAATGTTGTTGATGTGTACATCCGTTATTTACGTGGAAAAATTGACATGCCTGGTAAAGAATCTTATATTCAAACTGTTCGTGGCATGGGGTATGTTATTCGTGAGAAATAA
- a CDS encoding HAMP domain-containing sensor histidine kinase, with the protein MKLEIEKIGQSRNTLSKKLSVTFFILFFFIFTLFTLIAFYSTNYFLMSDERTVLKKTSNQVRVRLSEADSNLGLDNLGKILYKNDETHVISNDKHESILKSDRDITNLLYINQDIYIYNVQKHMVFTTDDEEDFTDLTGPIGKVYNDEMDDYRGLSITQKVYSQKTGKLIGYIQVFHDLNPYYFGRDRLLILLLCIEIFATGLALIIISIATRQFLKPFNDLHALMKQIIANPDKLSLRSNIKTGDEIEDLSTIFDKMLERIEDFTKLQSCFVSDVSHELRTPVAVIKGHIGLLQRWGKNEPEILDESLAATAHEANRMSIMINDMLDMIRVQGSFEAHQNDVSELHESIETVIGNFEVIREDFTFTFNNKVPESLFAKIYKNHFEQAILILIDNAVKYSNEDKRITVELSRWDQNFAKVSVIDHGEGISQEDINHIFERFYCTDKSRSRESTQAGLGIGLSLLKQIVTAYHIDLKVFSEVGSGSEFRLLIPLDKEDDKLISDFDDDTSKS; encoded by the coding sequence ATGAAGCTAGAAATTGAGAAAATTGGACAATCCCGAAACACTTTGTCAAAAAAACTTTCGGTGACATTTTTTATCTTGTTTTTCTTTATTTTTACTTTATTTACTCTAATTGCCTTTTACTCAACCAACTATTTCTTAATGTCGGATGAGAGAACAGTCTTAAAAAAAACGAGTAATCAAGTTAGAGTTCGTCTTTCAGAGGCGGACTCTAATTTAGGCTTAGACAATCTAGGGAAAATTCTTTATAAAAATGATGAAACACACGTCATCAGTAATGATAAGCACGAATCCATTTTAAAAAGTGATAGAGATATTACGAATCTTTTGTATATTAATCAAGACATCTATATCTATAATGTACAAAAACATATGGTGTTTACGACAGATGATGAGGAAGATTTTACAGATTTAACGGGTCCTATTGGTAAAGTTTACAATGATGAAATGGATGATTACCGTGGTTTATCTATAACTCAGAAGGTTTATTCTCAAAAAACGGGTAAATTGATAGGTTATATCCAAGTTTTTCATGATTTGAATCCATATTATTTTGGTAGAGATCGACTACTCATCTTATTACTTTGTATTGAAATATTTGCAACTGGTTTAGCCTTAATTATTATATCAATTGCAACACGACAGTTTTTAAAACCCTTCAATGATCTTCATGCCTTAATGAAACAAATTATTGCAAATCCTGATAAATTAAGTTTACGTTCTAACATCAAGACTGGAGATGAAATAGAAGATTTATCTACTATTTTTGATAAAATGTTAGAAAGAATTGAGGATTTTACAAAATTACAATCTTGCTTTGTTAGTGACGTTAGTCATGAACTGCGAACACCTGTTGCTGTCATTAAAGGGCATATTGGTTTATTACAACGTTGGGGCAAAAACGAGCCTGAAATATTAGATGAAAGTTTAGCAGCAACTGCTCATGAAGCCAATCGCATGTCAATTATGATTAATGATATGTTAGACATGATTCGCGTACAAGGAAGTTTCGAAGCACATCAAAATGATGTCTCTGAACTCCACGAATCTATTGAAACGGTTATTGGGAATTTTGAAGTTATTAGAGAAGACTTTACCTTTACTTTTAACAATAAAGTTCCAGAAAGTCTTTTTGCTAAAATATATAAAAATCATTTTGAACAAGCCATCCTCATTCTGATTGATAATGCAGTAAAATATTCAAATGAAGACAAACGCATTACGGTTGAGTTATCAAGATGGGATCAGAATTTTGCAAAAGTTAGTGTGATTGATCATGGAGAAGGCATTTCTCAAGAAGATATCAATCATATCTTTGAACGTTTTTACTGTACTGATAAATCAAGAAGCCGAGAAAGCACACAAGCGGGTCTAGGCATTGGTCTTTCACTTTTAAAACAAATTGTGACAGCATATCATATTGATTTAAAGGTATTCAGTGAAGTTGGAAGTGGATCAGAATTTAGACTGCTCATCCCCCTCGATAAAGAAGATGACAAGCTCATATCTGATTTTGATGATGACACCTCAAAAAGTTAG
- the nrdR gene encoding transcriptional regulator NrdR, translated as MRCPKCNYNKSSVVDSRQAEDGNTIRRRRECEKCHARFTTFERIEDLPLLVVKKDGTREQFSRDKILNGVIQSAQKRPVSSDDIEKLISRIEQKVRSEYENEVSSVTIGNMVMDELADLDEITYVRFASVYKSFKDVDEIEELLQQITSRVHSKKRRVTDETN; from the coding sequence ATGCGTTGTCCAAAATGTAATTATAATAAGTCGAGTGTTGTTGATAGTCGTCAAGCAGAAGATGGTAATACAATCAGACGCCGCCGTGAATGTGAAAAATGCCACGCACGATTTACAACATTTGAAAGAATAGAAGATTTACCACTTTTAGTTGTCAAAAAAGATGGAACGAGAGAGCAATTTTCAAGAGATAAGATTTTAAATGGTGTTATTCAGAGTGCGCAAAAACGTCCTGTTTCAAGTGATGATATTGAAAAATTGATTTCACGTATTGAACAAAAAGTACGTAGTGAATATGAAAACGAAGTTTCTAGTGTTACCATTGGCAACATGGTAATGGATGAGTTAGCAGACTTAGATGAAATTACCTATGTTCGATTTGCTAGTGTTTATAAAAGTTTTAAAGACGTCGATGAGATTGAGGAATTACTCCAACAAATCACTAGTCGTGTTCACAGTAAGAAGAGAAGAGTAACAGATGAAACCAATTGA
- a CDS encoding DnaD domain protein has product MKPIDEFSYLQHNRVPYDSRSFMQLYFPILGNDASSVYQYFVTFFDDGTRKHKFSEVLNHLQFGMRRFEEALVLLTALDLMVLYQTQDSYLIKLNPTLGNEIFLNNAVYRRLLEQKIGEIALKELDIKIPANARDISKRFSDVFGDLKLSQTPKIESKIQFDLDSFKRLMVRDGLSFEDETNDVVSLYNISEKFGLTWFDIYQIAKETAINYKIAVNRLSTKLLVGKETSDSSEFTSAERIVISEAKQSTSFDFLEKIKLARKAKVTKTEKDLLVELAKMNFLDEVINVMVLYTINKTHSANLQKTYLMKMANDFSYQNVTTAEEAVLKLRAFSERKQTSKQSSKKTTSVPTWSNANYENQTSSDTKNRLEEKRRRSLERLQGLKKGGD; this is encoded by the coding sequence ATGAAACCAATTGATGAATTTTCTTACCTGCAACACAATCGCGTTCCCTATGATAGTCGAAGCTTTATGCAACTCTATTTTCCCATATTAGGAAATGATGCTAGTTCTGTATACCAATACTTCGTTACCTTTTTCGATGACGGAACACGAAAACATAAATTTAGTGAAGTTTTAAACCATCTCCAGTTTGGAATGAGACGTTTTGAAGAAGCGCTAGTCTTATTGACTGCATTGGATTTAATGGTTTTATATCAGACGCAGGATTCTTATCTTATCAAGTTGAATCCAACATTAGGCAATGAAATTTTCTTAAATAATGCTGTGTATAGACGTCTACTTGAGCAAAAAATCGGAGAAATTGCCTTAAAAGAATTGGATATCAAGATTCCAGCTAATGCGCGAGATATCTCAAAACGTTTTTCAGATGTATTTGGAGATTTAAAACTGTCACAAACACCTAAGATAGAATCAAAAATTCAATTTGATCTTGATAGCTTCAAACGCTTAATGGTGAGAGATGGTCTGAGTTTTGAAGATGAAACTAATGACGTTGTGTCTTTGTATAATATTTCTGAAAAATTTGGACTAACTTGGTTTGATATCTATCAAATAGCAAAAGAAACAGCTATTAATTATAAAATTGCTGTTAACAGGCTATCAACAAAATTATTAGTTGGAAAAGAAACAAGTGATTCATCAGAATTCACCTCTGCCGAACGCATCGTCATTTCAGAAGCTAAACAGTCTACTAGTTTTGATTTTCTTGAAAAAATTAAATTAGCAAGAAAAGCAAAAGTAACAAAAACTGAAAAAGACCTTTTGGTTGAACTTGCAAAGATGAATTTCTTAGATGAAGTTATCAATGTGATGGTTTTATATACTATTAATAAAACACATTCTGCAAATCTTCAAAAGACTTATCTGATGAAAATGGCTAATGATTTTTCCTATCAAAATGTAACAACAGCAGAGGAAGCTGTCTTGAAATTAAGAGCTTTTTCAGAAAGAAAACAAACGTCAAAACAATCAAGTAAGAAGACAACAAGTGTCCCTACGTGGAGCAATGCTAATTATGAAAATCAGACTAGTTCTGATACCAAAAATAGATTAGAAGAAAAACGACGTCGTTCATTAGAACGTCTACAAGGACTTAAGAAAGGTGGTGATTAG
- the dnaI gene encoding primosomal protein DnaI, whose protein sequence is MKKIGETISRMSHNQGKRQDIIEAILADKEVSDFITSHHLTTEEIELSLSKFNQFLSERQKWKEGSSSYIAKGYQPILAMNEGYADVTYLETKALKEAQAKKAIENRINLVSLPKSYKSISFEDIDLNDERREAVFDRLIDFVVDYPKTTKGLYIYGDMGIGKSFLMAAMAHELSEKKGISTTLLHFPSFVIDVKNAISSGSVKEEIDNIKDVPVLILDDIGAEQATSWVRDEVLQVILQHRMLEELPTFFTSNYNFTDLEKKWATIKGNDETWQSRRVMERVRYLADEIHLEGVNRR, encoded by the coding sequence ATGAAAAAAATTGGAGAAACGATTTCGCGAATGTCACATAATCAAGGAAAACGCCAAGATATTATCGAGGCCATTTTAGCTGATAAAGAAGTCTCTGATTTCATTACGTCTCATCATCTAACAACTGAAGAAATTGAGCTTAGTTTGTCAAAGTTTAATCAATTTTTGAGTGAACGTCAAAAGTGGAAAGAAGGATCTTCTTCTTACATTGCCAAAGGCTACCAACCTATCTTGGCCATGAATGAAGGCTATGCAGATGTGACTTACCTTGAGACAAAAGCTTTGAAAGAAGCACAAGCTAAAAAAGCGATTGAAAATCGGATCAATCTTGTTAGTCTTCCCAAATCTTATAAATCAATTTCGTTTGAAGATATCGACTTAAATGATGAAAGAAGAGAAGCTGTTTTTGATAGACTAATCGATTTTGTAGTAGATTATCCAAAGACCACAAAAGGTCTTTACATTTACGGCGATATGGGCATTGGCAAATCATTTTTGATGGCTGCTATGGCACATGAATTATCAGAGAAAAAAGGTATTTCAACGACTCTATTACATTTTCCAAGTTTTGTGATAGATGTTAAAAATGCTATTTCAAGTGGGTCTGTTAAAGAAGAAATTGATAATATCAAAGATGTTCCAGTTCTTATATTAGATGATATCGGAGCTGAACAGGCAACATCATGGGTTAGAGATGAAGTCTTACAAGTCATTCTCCAACACCGAATGTTAGAAGAATTACCAACATTCTTTACGTCAAATTATAATTTTACCGATTTAGAAAAGAAATGGGCAACCATTAAAGGAAATGATGAAACATGGCAATCAAGACGTGTCATGGAGAGAGTCCGCTATCTAGCTGATGAAATTCATCTTGAAGGCGTTAATCGTCGATAA